In a single window of the Drosophila albomicans strain 15112-1751.03 chromosome 3, ASM965048v2, whole genome shotgun sequence genome:
- the LOC117569556 gene encoding histidine-rich glycoprotein — protein MTALKVFILVALFAVAYSAPSPGFFGKHEHHTIHVPYKVHTVHHHHVQKVAVPVVKHVPVYKEVHVPIYKEVPVHHVHHEEILPVHVHEDHHDFHHDFHKGWSSHSHGWL, from the exons atGACCGCTCTTAAAGTTTTC ATCCTTGTAGCACTCTTCGCTGTGGCATACTCGGCGCCCAGTCCCGGCTTCTTTGGCAAGCA CGAACACCACACAATCCATGTGCCCTACAAGGTGCACACcgtgcatcatcatcatgtcCAGAAGGTAGCGGTGCCCGTGGTGAAGCACGTGCCCGTCTACAAGGAGGTGCATGTGCCCATCTACAAGGAGGTGCCCGTCCATCATGTGCATCACGAGGAGATTCTGCCCGTGCATGTGCATGAGGATCATCACGATTTCCACCACGATTTCCACAAGGGTTGGTCTTCCCACTCCCATGGCTGGCTGTAA
- the LOC117572756 gene encoding armadillo repeat-containing protein 6 homolog codes for MSKVISQDTFDEVVKENVIDFSMTPSEAKEETIKQFEAQGINLANIIKDLAINNETGRPIINETLDKIKTLISQKSEDTQQLLELITVLDLECQKSLAHRVLAGKNGAHDALITLLEQTLQETEINTTLLCKCLQAANSLSQKQPDLFDAEALSIVLKLLALQDQQLDVTCLTLQWLQKACVMHEMNRQNIISSNLLKLTKALLRKDNPRVVREMTAVLRFLVLDDDIRVEFGCAHEHARQIANELLLELVQLLPEYEDVNVLSDLLLTIGTLAVRQELCTLIDDAGGLKLIFDIMKANLNQERLNREALKLLRALAGHDAVKAHIVQQGVAPIIKELLETHQANENIVSAALACITTLTLRVQEHSAAFFETGIAEIIVETLRRHPKHKIVQRNGAWAIRNMVSRSRNQCESWLSFGVEDLLNAAMAEHPSVAQDIKAALRDLGCKVQLREEWTGKAEKKIAA; via the exons ATGTCGAAGGTGATTTCGCAAGATACATTCGACGAGGTCGTCAAAGAGAATGTCATAGACTTCTCAATGACTCCATCGGAGGCCAAGGAAGAGACGATTAAACAGTTTGAAGCGCAG GGCATTAACCTCGCGAACATTATCAAAGACTTGGCCATCAACAATGAAACGGGACGACCGATTATCAATGAAACGTTGGATAAAATCAAGACACTCATTAGCCAAAAGTCTGAGGACACTCAACAGTTGTTGGAACTGATTACTGTACTGGATTTGGAGTGCCAAAAGTCACTGGCTCATCGTGTCCTGGCTGGCAAGAATGGTGCGCATGATGCACTGATCACATTGCTCGAGCAGACACTTCAAGAAACAGAGATTAATACGACGCTGCTTTGCAAATGCCTGCAGGCTGCCAACAGTTTGTCGCAGAAGCAGCCAGATTTATTCGATGCCGAGGCCTTGTCCATTGTGCTGAAGTTACTGGCGTTGCAGGACCAACAGCTGGATGTCACTTGCCTAACACTGCAGTGGCTGCAGAAGGCATGCGTGATGCATGAGATGAATCGTCAGAACATTATAAGCAGCAATCTCTTGAAGCTAACGAAGGCTCTGCTGCGAAAGGATAATCCGCGTGTGGTGCGTGAGATGACTGCAGTGCTGCGATTCCTGGTGTTGGACGATGATATAAGGGTGGAGTTTGGCTGTGCTCATGAGCATGCGCGACAGATTGCCAACGAGCTGCTACTGGAGTTGGTGCAACTGCTGCCCGAGTACGAGGATGTGAATGTGCTGTCCGATTTGCTGCTCACTATTGGCACGCTGGCCGTGCGACAGGAACTGTGCACGCTGATTGACGACGCGGGCGGTCTGAAGCTTATCTTTGACATCATGAAAGCAAATCTGAATCAGGAGCGTTTGAATCGTGAAGCACTGAAATTGCTGCGTGCTTTAGCCGGACATGATGCGGTTAAGGCGCACATTGTCCAACAGGGAGTGGCGCCCATCATCAAGGAGTTGCTTGAAACGCATCAGGCCAACGAGAACATTGTTTCCGCCGCCTTGGCGTGCATAACGACCCTCACGTTGCGTGTGCAGGAGCATAGCGCTGCCTTCTTTGAGACGGGCATTGCAGAGATTATTGTGGAGACGTTGCGTCGCCATCCCAAGCACAAGATTGTGCAGCGCAACGGCGCCTGGGCCATACGCAATATGGTGTCGCGTTCGCGCAATCAATGCGAGTCGTGGTTGTCGTTTGGGGTTGAGGATTTGCTGAATGCAGCCATGGCTGAGCATCCATCGGTGGCCCAGGACATCAAGGCTGCGCTGCGTGATCTGGGCTGCAAGGTGCAGTTGCGTGAGGAGTGGACTGGCAAGgcagaaaagaaaattgcagCTTAG
- the LOC117572757 gene encoding E3 ubiquitin-protein ligase TRAIP has product MLNLNCVICAELFTQSDEVYVTTCGHMFHHTCLMQWLERSKTCPQCRNKCTNRNIIRVYFNLANLDVSRIDVGSLQEQLDNANLAMKMKEQESNKVERQMKELKETQKKCLKTIAGLEKNLQKKDFVVSSYVEQINVLKSDARVVDELRKENKSLKQQINTMEGVSAILTAGAADADRLLKNEANPNVLANWVSTLKRELRQCETKKTELRNVLKVVQNDLRKELEGKRRLEEQMSHLESDLYRAQEKLKTLQGQPIDVDASSNCSLGLNTNLVALKLEERRNTISPTIKQSIKRIEESTSPYLNIKSSSVGMTHLLKPPIQGISKISPIKTGSGISMTSGVIRKTTSDLSEKYSIFKKPRLLLGASSSGGAAAMGSNFAYDGMGGSEKIDPFAQRAAEEAATRVTSQPSTNTVNFRLKAGTLRNIKLKK; this is encoded by the exons ATGTTGAATTTAAACTGTGTCATATGTGCCGAATTGTTCACACAATCGGATGAAGTGTACGTCACAACGTGTGGCCACATGTTCCATCACACATGCCTAATGCAATGGCTAGAACG GTCTAAAACCTGCCCACAGTGTCGCAATAAATGCACAAATCGGAACATAATTCGTGTGTATTTCAATCTGGCCAATTTGGACGTGAGTCGGATTGATGTTGGCTCCCTGCAAGAGCAGCTGGATAATGCCAATTTGGCTATGAAAATGAAGGAACAGGAAAGCAACAAGGTCGAGAGACAAATGAAAGAACTAAAAGAGACCCAAAAGAAGTGCCT AAAAACCATTGCGGGGTTAGAGAAGAATCTACAGAAGAAAGACTTTGTTGTCAGCAGCTATGTGgaacaaataaatgtactaAAGAGCGATGCTCGGGTTGTTGACGAGCTGCGCAAGGAGAACAAATCACTGAAACAGCAGATCAACACTATGGAAGGCGTTTCGGCCATTCTGACAGCTGGTGCTGCGGATGCTGATCGCTTACTAAAAAACGAAGCCAATCCAAATGTGCTGGCCAACTGGGTGTCCACGCTAAAGCGTGAGCTTCGCCAGTGTGAGACCAAAAAGACTGAACTGCGCAATGTGCTCAAGGTGGTGCAGAACGATCTGCGCAAGGAGCTGGAAGGAAAGCGACGGTTAGAGGAGCAGATGTCGCATCTCGAGAGCGATTTGTATCGAGCACAGGAAAAG CTTAAGACACTACAGGGTCAACCAATTGATGTGGATGCCTCCAGCAACTGCTCATTGGGCCTAAACACAAATTTAGTTGCACTCAAGCTCGAAGAACGCCGCAACACCATCTCGCCCAcaata AAACAGAGCATCAAGCGCATTGAGGAGTCAACGTCACCTTACCTAAACATCAAATCTAGCAGCGTAGGAATGACGCATCTCTTGAAACCGCCCATCCAAGGCATTAGCAAGATATCTCCCATTAAAACAGGATCGGGCATTAGCATGACCAGCGGAGTGATTCGCAAGACGACAAGTGATCTTAGTGAAAAG TACTCGATCTTCAAGAAACCACGACTGCTGCTGGGCGCTTCGAGCTCAGGGGGCGCAGCTGCGATGGGTTCAAATTTTGCCTACGATGGCATGGGTGGCTCTGAGAAGATAGATCCTTTTGCGCAGCGTGCCGCAGAGGAAGCGGCGACCAGAGTTACAAGTCAACCAAGCACAAATACTGTTAATTTTCGACTTAAAGCGGGAACGCTGCGCAACATAAAGCTGAAAAAATAG
- the LOC117572758 gene encoding endoplasmic reticulum junction formation protein lunapark-A, which translates to MGFVLSKFRKEKSTTAVLEGLQVQIQELEKYVINTQERKRRFVTNFVGFTIGVYIVGFALWYFFYFPPTMQERIMYLVPLLLFPVLIVFLRQMFTWYFQRKLNKNGDKLKQLKEKKSKILEQVMDKETYKVAVNLLERFGDKQQNRMLGTVRSAVSSTSLNKTTALQRTPQQAAAAAQQRQLTPYSGVYRNMNNNLNSSVMAPMLQVQPSTPQGRTMQELRRRTPFPIVDESKRSALDRIVDFLVGDSPQNRYAMICKECHRHNGMLPVGDYEYTTFHCAFCNVLNPARKERPVAPRLSLEAAHPQTPQSTLRNDSSDSDSSDDEDEDYDNKLSTRRALHDDLPMTDNEADTKTEAATNAGDDVSTTATKVEETDAATTAAASETEAKE; encoded by the exons ATGGGCTTCGTTTTATCGAAATTTCGG AAGGAAAAATCTACGACTGCTGTTCTGGAGGGGCTGCAAGTTCAGATCCAAGAACTTGAGAAATATGTGATCAATACGCAGGAGCGTAAAAGACGATTTGTTACGAACTTTGTTGGCTTCACAATTGGCGTCTACATTGTTGGCTTTGCGCTATGGTACTTCTTCTATTTCCCGCCAACGATGCAAGAACGCATCATGTACCTGGTGCCGTTACTTCTCTTCCCAGTGCT CATTGTTTTCTTGCGTCAAATGTTTACGTGGTATTTTCAGCGCAAGCTTAACAAAAATGGCGATAAGCTCAAGCAGTTGAAGGAGAAGAAGAGCAAGATATTGGAGCAGGTCATGGACAAAGAGACCTACAAG GTGGCAGTAAATCTTCTTGAACGCTTTGGCGATAAGCAACAGAACCGCATGTTGGGCACAGTTCGGTCCGCTGTCAGTAGCACATCCCTCAATAAAACGACGGCACTGCAACGCACAccacaacaagcagcagcagctgctcaacaGCGACAGCTAACGCCGTACAGCGGCGTTTATCGTAACATGAATAATAATCTGAATAGCAGTGTAATGGCTCCGATGTTGCAAGTGCAACCTTCAACGCCACAAGGCCGCACAATGCAGGAGTTGCGCCGGCGCACCCCGTTTCCCATTGTCGATGAGAGCAAACGCAGCGCCTTAGATCGCATTGTGGACTTTTTGGTGGGTGACAGTCCACAGAATCGTTATGCCATGATCTGCAAGGAATGTCACAGACACAATG GCATGCTGCCAGTAGGCGACTACGAATATACGACGTTTCATTGTGCTTTCTGCAATGTGCTAAACCCGGCACGCAAAGAGCGACCTGTGGCGCCGCGACTGTCACTGGAAGCAGCGCATCCACAGACGCCGCAGTCGACGCTGCGCAATGACAGCTCTGACAGTGATTCATCcgacgatgaggatgaagaTTACG ATAATAAGCTGTCGACACGTCGTGCGCTGCACGATGATTTGCCAATGACTGATAACGAAGCTGATACTAAAACTGAGGCTGCCACAAACGCTGGTGATGATGTTTCAACGACTGCAACAAAAGTAGAGGAGACTGATGCTGCaactactgctgctgccagcgaGACTGAGGCAAAAGAATAG
- the LOC117571462 gene encoding integrator complex subunit 3 homolog encodes MFFKLMFASCLVLVLAKPQHPPAAQYPAGVNPQDCPGFPICDNARLHNPHSQWQQPQPQWQQPQPQWQPQPQQHWQQPQQQWQQPQQQWQPQPSWNAQPAPAAGGGDKYPAGINPQTCPNYPYCDVNAGHAGAPVAAPPLPGWTERLYPAGVSPHQCPNFPYCN; translated from the exons ATGTTCTTCAAACTG ATGTTCGCCTCCTGCCTGGTCTTGGTGCTGGCCAAGCCACAGCATCCGCCAGCTGCTCAATATCCAGCTGGTGTGAATCCTCAGGACTGTCCCGGCTTCCCCATCTGTGATAATGCACGCCTCCACAATCCGCATTCGCAGTGGCAGCAACCACAACCCCAGTGGCAACAACCCCAGCCacagtggcagccacagcccCAGCAGCACTGGCAGCAACCtcaacagcaatggcagcaaccacaacagcagtggcagccacagcccTCGTGGAATGCCCAACCAGCCCCGGCTGCCGGTGGCGGTGACAAGTATCCGGCTGGCATCAATCCCCAGACCTGCCCCAACTATCCCTACTGTGATGTGAATGCTGGACACGCTGGTGCCCCAGTTGCTGCCCCACCATTGCCCGGCTGGACGGAGCGTCTCTATCCCGCTGGTGTCTCGCCCCATCAGTGCCCCAACTTCCCCTACTGCAACTAA